A section of the Desulfobaccales bacterium genome encodes:
- a CDS encoding class II SORL domain-containing protein — protein sequence MKIGELYQTADWQIEKHVPVIECPDAVKADEMFEVKVTLGKEVAHPNTTEHHIRWIQVFFKPEGDKFSYQVANCEFTAHGEAVEGANKGPVYTHHGATIALKINKPGVLVATSLCNIHGLWENAKAIKIT from the coding sequence ATGAAAATCGGAGAATTATACCAAACCGCAGATTGGCAGATTGAAAAACACGTGCCGGTTATCGAGTGCCCGGACGCAGTGAAAGCCGACGAGATGTTCGAAGTCAAGGTGACCCTCGGCAAAGAAGTTGCTCATCCCAACACTACGGAGCATCACATCAGATGGATTCAGGTCTTTTTTAAACCCGAAGGTGACAAGTTTTCCTACCAGGTGGCGAATTGTGAATTTACCGCCCACGGGGAAGCGGTGGAGGGAGCGAATAAGGGTCCGGTATATACCCATCATGGCGCCACTATCGCGCTGAAAATCAACAAGCCGGGAGTCCTCGTTGCCACCTCGCTCTGCAATATTCACGGCCTCTGGGAAAATGCCAAGGCGATCAAGATTACCTGA
- a CDS encoding PQQ-binding-like beta-propeller repeat protein: MTQRLRPWSLLSCLLLTTMISGIIPGSSLFGSFIGLRDALADGTLKWSYRTGSYVSTSPAIDKDGTIYVSSWDHYLYAFYPNGTLKWKYSTGDIIRSSPAISDGTIYVGSCNGYFYAMNPNGTLKWRFVYHPSNFESSFFFSPAIGPHSLPSQAIILVGVKASTSTDHCLIAIRPNGTLKWRYMTPWPAGVEGLAIGYDRTVYVGVSGGQDMGTLYALNLDNGSLKWKYSAGPGYVSAPAVGAKGTVYIGSYDKHLYALNPKNGSLQWKYLSGGSVGFPVVGADGTIYVGSGDGYLYALNPNGTLKWRYRGFGSSISNPPNIGKDGTVYFGDAGGTVYALNGSSGGRAKSWSMFHHNSMHTAMPVPRM; encoded by the coding sequence ATGACCCAAAGACTTAGACCATGGTCCTTGTTAAGTTGCCTCTTATTAACTACGATGATTTCCGGTATTATTCCTGGCTCCAGCCTGTTCGGCTCTTTCATCGGCTTGCGAGATGCATTAGCTGATGGTACCCTAAAGTGGAGCTATAGAACTGGAAGTTATGTGAGCACCTCCCCGGCCATCGATAAAGACGGCACCATCTATGTTTCATCTTGGGATCATTATCTTTATGCGTTTTACCCCAACGGCACCTTGAAGTGGAAGTATTCAACCGGTGACATAATTCGTTCTTCCCCGGCTATCTCAGATGGAACTATCTACGTAGGATCTTGTAACGGATACTTCTATGCCATGAACCCTAACGGCACACTGAAGTGGAGATTTGTATATCATCCAAGTAATTTTGAATCTTCTTTTTTCTTCTCTCCAGCTATCGGTCCGCATAGTCTTCCCAGCCAGGCGATAATCTTAGTGGGGGTTAAGGCAAGCACGAGTACCGACCATTGCCTCATTGCCATTAGGCCAAACGGCACCTTGAAGTGGCGGTATATGACCCCGTGGCCGGCTGGGGTCGAAGGTCTGGCCATCGGCTACGACCGTACCGTGTATGTGGGTGTAAGTGGAGGCCAAGACATGGGAACCCTCTATGCCCTTAACCTCGATAACGGCAGCTTGAAGTGGAAGTATTCAGCCGGGCCTGGTTATGTTAGTGCTCCCGCCGTAGGAGCGAAGGGCACTGTTTATATAGGCTCTTATGACAAACATCTTTATGCCCTTAACCCCAAAAACGGCAGCTTGCAGTGGAAATATTTGAGCGGGGGTTCTGTAGGCTTTCCAGTCGTCGGGGCTGACGGCACCATCTATGTGGGGTCTGGGGATGGCTACCTCTATGCCCTTAACCCCAACGGCACCCTGAAATGGCGTTATCGGGGATTTGGCAGTAGTATAAGCAACCCGCCGAACATCGGTAAGGATGGCACTGTCTACTTCGGGGACGCCGGCGGCACTGTTTATGCCCTCAATGGCTCATCCGGAGGCCGGGCGAAATCCTGGTCCATGTTTCATCATAACTCTATGCATACCGCAATGCCTGTACCGCGTATGTAA
- a CDS encoding isoprenyl transferase: protein MSKNSNPLSPGNLPRHVAIIMDGNGRWAQRRGLMRVRGHVAGMESVRVVTRLARNLGISYLTLFAFSEENWQRPAMEIRVLMALMRTYLRRELAEMRDNQIALKAIGNLKQLPDKVLRDLEQTIAATAHGAKMVLTLAVSYGGRSEILHAVKTLAQDLVAGRLKPEDIDAALFSCYLYTAGMPDPDLLIRTSGEYRLSNFLLWQSAYTELYVTETLWPDFREDEFKKALESYRNRDRRFGLTQAQIEAQNASSEPRH from the coding sequence TTGAGTAAGAATTCCAACCCTCTAAGCCCCGGCAACCTCCCCCGTCACGTGGCCATCATCATGGATGGCAATGGCCGCTGGGCCCAGCGCCGCGGCTTGATGCGGGTCAGGGGTCACGTGGCCGGTATGGAATCGGTCCGGGTGGTGACCCGCCTGGCCCGCAATCTGGGCATTTCTTATCTCACCCTGTTTGCCTTCTCCGAAGAAAACTGGCAGCGCCCCGCCATGGAAATCCGGGTCTTGATGGCCTTGATGCGGACCTATCTACGCCGGGAACTGGCTGAGATGCGGGACAACCAGATTGCCCTCAAGGCCATCGGCAACCTGAAGCAATTGCCGGATAAGGTCCTGCGGGACCTGGAACAGACCATCGCGGCCACCGCCCACGGCGCCAAGATGGTCCTGACCCTGGCCGTGAGCTACGGTGGGCGCAGCGAAATCCTCCATGCCGTCAAGACCCTGGCCCAAGACCTGGTGGCCGGACGCCTCAAGCCCGAAGACATCGACGCCGCCCTATTCTCCTGCTACCTCTATACTGCCGGGATGCCCGACCCGGACCTCCTCATCCGCACCAGCGGCGAATACCGTTTGAGCAACTTTCTCCTCTGGCAGTCGGCCTACACCGAACTCTATGTCACCGAGACCCTGTGGCCCGACTTCCGGGAAGACGAGTTCAAGAAGGCCCTGGAATCCTACCGGAACCGGGACCGCCGCTTCGGCCTGACCCAAGCCCAGATCGAGGCCCAAAACGCCTCATCGGAACCCCGGCATTAA
- a CDS encoding alpha/beta hydrolase, whose amino-acid sequence MTLKNEPLSMKPTVAKVAYRTVKIDGLDIFYREAGPKDAPVVLLLHGFPTSSHMFRNLIAALADEFHLVAPDYPGYGNSSMPTVDQFEYTFDHLAEVIEKFTEKVGLKKYTLYVMDYGAPVGYRLAVKTPERVQALVVQNGNAYDEGIDNDFWKPIKAYWKEKTAEREEPLRGLLTRAATIWQYTDGVRDKEAISPDTWNVDQPLLDRPGNAEIQLALFYSYGSNPPLYPKWQACFRQYQPPMLIVWGKNDQIFPAAGAEPYKRDLKNLEFHLFDTGHFALEEDGDQIADLMRNFLHKNVKH is encoded by the coding sequence ATGACCCTAAAGAATGAGCCCTTGTCCATGAAGCCAACGGTAGCCAAAGTGGCCTATCGGACCGTGAAAATCGACGGCCTGGATATCTTCTATCGCGAGGCCGGGCCTAAGGACGCCCCCGTCGTGCTCCTGCTCCACGGCTTCCCGACCAGTTCACACATGTTCCGCAACCTGATCGCGGCGCTGGCCGATGAGTTTCATCTAGTGGCCCCGGATTACCCCGGGTACGGGAACAGCTCGATGCCGACCGTCGACCAGTTCGAGTACACCTTCGACCACCTGGCCGAGGTGATCGAAAAGTTCACAGAGAAGGTCGGGCTAAAAAAGTACACCTTGTATGTTATGGACTACGGTGCACCCGTCGGCTACCGCCTGGCTGTCAAGACCCCGGAGCGCGTGCAGGCGCTCGTCGTGCAGAACGGCAACGCCTACGACGAGGGCATCGACAACGACTTTTGGAAGCCGATCAAGGCTTACTGGAAGGAAAAGACGGCGGAGCGCGAGGAGCCTCTGCGCGGCCTTCTCACCCGCGCCGCCACCATCTGGCAATATACCGACGGCGTCCGGGACAAGGAGGCGATCAGCCCCGACACCTGGAACGTCGACCAGCCGTTGCTCGACCGCCCGGGGAACGCCGAGATCCAGCTCGCGCTGTTCTACAGCTATGGCAGCAACCCGCCGCTCTACCCGAAATGGCAAGCCTGCTTCCGCCAGTACCAGCCGCCGATGCTCATCGTCTGGGGCAAGAATGACCAGATCTTCCCCGCGGCCGGCGCTGAGCCTTATAAGAGAGACTTGAAGAATCTGGAGTTTCACCTATTTGACACCGGACACTTTGCGCTTGAGGAGGACGGCGACCAGATCGCCGACCTGATGCGAAACTTCCTCCACAAGAACGTCAAGCACTAG
- the pyrH gene encoding UMP kinase: MPPETVKYRRILLKVSGESLAGEKKFGLDPATLKAIAQEIKAVVDLGVEVGVVVGGGNIFRGLEASTQGIDRAVADNMGMLATVINALALQDALEKSGITTRVMSAITMNEVAEPYIRRRAMRHLEKGRIVVFGAGTGSPYFTTDTAAALRATEIGAHAILKGTRVAGIYDADPEKDPQAKMIPRLTYFDVLEKSLRVMDSTAITMAMEQNIPIIVFKMLEPGNMRKVVLGEGLGTIVEKRPDER, from the coding sequence ATGCCGCCGGAGACCGTTAAATATCGCCGTATCCTCCTCAAAGTGAGCGGCGAGAGCCTGGCCGGGGAGAAGAAATTCGGCCTGGACCCCGCCACCCTTAAGGCCATCGCCCAGGAGATTAAAGCGGTGGTGGATCTGGGCGTGGAAGTCGGCGTGGTAGTGGGCGGCGGCAATATCTTCCGGGGGCTGGAGGCCAGCACCCAGGGGATCGACCGGGCCGTAGCCGATAATATGGGTATGCTGGCTACGGTCATCAATGCCCTGGCGCTGCAAGACGCCCTGGAAAAAAGCGGCATAACCACCCGGGTGATGAGCGCCATCACCATGAACGAGGTGGCTGAGCCCTATATTCGCCGCCGGGCCATGCGGCACTTGGAAAAAGGCCGCATCGTGGTGTTCGGGGCCGGCACCGGCAGCCCGTATTTCACCACGGATACCGCCGCAGCCCTCCGAGCCACCGAGATCGGGGCCCATGCCATCCTGAAAGGCACCCGCGTGGCGGGCATCTATGACGCCGACCCGGAAAAAGACCCCCAGGCGAAAATGATCCCTCGCCTCACCTATTTCGACGTTCTGGAAAAATCCCTCCGGGTTATGGACAGCACCGCCATCACCATGGCCATGGAGCAGAATATCCCGATCATCGTCTTCAAAATGCTGGAGCCGGGAAATATGAGAAAAGTGGTGCTCGGAGAAGGCTTGGGCACCATTGTGGAGAAGCGCCCCGATGAAAGATGA
- a CDS encoding SDR family oxidoreductase yields MSKKLTGKVALVTGGSRGIGAATAQALADDGADVAISYVASGALAEALVRELESKGVRAGAFKADQADPAQVEGLVKAVVERFGRLDILVNNAGVAVTGAIDNPENDLAKFDHQLAVNVGGVVAAIRAAARVMGAGGRIISISSIAATRAGFPGVADYAATKAAIIGYSKGAARDLALRNITVNVVAPGPVDTDMAPVSGPLADGLHATVALGRYGRPEEIAAAIVFLASPGASYITGAVLDVDGGYGA; encoded by the coding sequence ATGTCCAAGAAACTCACCGGCAAAGTTGCTCTGGTTACCGGCGGCTCGCGGGGCATCGGCGCGGCCACGGCGCAGGCGCTCGCCGACGACGGCGCCGACGTCGCCATCAGCTACGTGGCCTCGGGCGCCTTGGCTGAGGCTCTCGTCCGGGAGCTCGAAAGCAAAGGCGTCCGCGCCGGGGCCTTTAAGGCTGACCAGGCCGATCCCGCTCAGGTCGAGGGCTTGGTCAAAGCGGTCGTTGAACGGTTTGGTCGCCTCGACATCCTCGTCAACAACGCTGGCGTCGCGGTCACTGGCGCGATCGATAATCCGGAGAACGACCTCGCCAAATTCGATCACCAACTTGCGGTCAATGTCGGCGGCGTGGTAGCTGCCATCCGGGCCGCGGCGAGGGTTATGGGGGCAGGTGGCCGGATCATCTCGATCAGCTCGATCGCAGCCACACGCGCGGGCTTTCCCGGTGTGGCCGACTACGCGGCGACCAAGGCCGCCATTATTGGTTACAGCAAAGGCGCGGCGCGAGACCTGGCGCTGAGAAACATTACCGTCAACGTCGTGGCGCCCGGCCCCGTCGACACCGATATGGCCCCCGTTAGTGGCCCCCTTGCAGATGGTCTCCACGCGACTGTAGCACTCGGTCGCTATGGGCGGCCCGAGGAGATTGCCGCGGCGATTGTTTTTCTCGCCAGCCCAGGGGCGTCCTATATCACCGGCGCCGTGCTGGACGTCGATGGCGGCTATGGCGCGTAA
- a CDS encoding DUF4331 family protein: MSNHFTGLKLGPPEGDTRLDLTDLYAFQAPADASRSVIILNCNSFVQGAEFHPDAVYRINIDNNGDAETELAFILVFSKPRDGRQQATVYLATGSDARQAEPAGEVIFKDVEVSFGPEPHIHTSGPYTCFLGLRSDAFFIDFAGILRMFHYQDGNNFTNFTNLEGTPDPSRWTGKDLFANYNVFSMAFELPTQMLGANPAVRIWGRVSIRRGGKLVPVDRSGNPTFANFFFTDEVKPIFNRSEPAQDRELFLDHLIHSLEHVGGYSREEAIAVIDAEGISPDMLSFDPAKPGGYPNGRLLTDHIVAHRLAMLSKGKIPPDGLKPHTDLLKGFPYLGTPHAHPDPPPA, encoded by the coding sequence ATGTCGAACCACTTCACTGGCCTGAAGCTTGGTCCCCCCGAAGGGGACACTCGACTCGATCTCACCGATCTCTACGCCTTTCAGGCACCGGCGGACGCATCGCGCTCCGTAATAATCCTCAACTGCAATTCGTTCGTCCAGGGGGCTGAATTCCATCCCGACGCCGTCTACCGGATCAATATCGATAACAACGGTGACGCCGAAACCGAGCTCGCCTTCATCCTGGTGTTCTCCAAGCCGCGCGATGGGCGGCAGCAGGCCACCGTCTACCTGGCCACCGGTTCCGACGCTCGTCAGGCTGAGCCTGCCGGAGAGGTGATCTTCAAAGACGTCGAGGTGTCTTTCGGGCCCGAACCGCATATCCACACGTCGGGCCCCTACACCTGTTTCCTCGGACTGCGCAGCGACGCCTTCTTCATCGATTTCGCCGGCATCCTGAGGATGTTCCACTACCAGGACGGCAACAACTTCACAAACTTCACCAACCTCGAGGGCACGCCGGACCCGAGCCGGTGGACCGGGAAAGACCTTTTTGCGAACTATAACGTTTTCAGCATGGCCTTTGAGCTGCCGACGCAAATGCTCGGCGCCAACCCGGCGGTGCGCATCTGGGGGCGGGTAAGCATCCGCCGGGGCGGCAAGCTTGTTCCCGTCGATCGCTCCGGTAACCCGACCTTTGCGAACTTCTTCTTCACCGACGAGGTCAAACCGATATTCAACCGGAGCGAGCCGGCTCAGGACCGGGAGCTCTTCCTAGACCATCTCATCCACTCTTTAGAGCACGTCGGGGGCTACTCCAGGGAAGAGGCTATAGCCGTGATCGATGCCGAGGGCATTTCGCCCGACATGTTGAGCTTCGACCCCGCCAAACCAGGCGGATATCCAAACGGCCGCCTGCTCACCGACCACATCGTCGCGCACCGCCTGGCCATGCTCTCCAAGGGCAAGATCCCGCCCGACGGGCTGAAGCCCCACACCGACCTCCTCAAGGGCTTCCCCTACCTCGGCACCCCGCACGCGCACCCCGACCCACCCCCCGCGTAA
- the uvrC gene encoding excinuclease ABC subunit UvrC codes for MQKPDVKPVSPYPALAAAMPNIPRGSGVYLFKDANGKVLYVGKAVNLKNRLLSYLKTPERHDPKTALMLKKMARVDVILTPTGREALILERNLIKEHRPRYNVMLRDDKNYLCLRLDLKESFPALRFVRRFNPDGALYFGPYASAGMARETLKVMKQAFGVRTCKERRLAPRSRPCLEYQLAHCLGPCAGCVSDADYQQAVQEAVLFLKGTGKGLLRRLKVQMEQAAADLDFERATILRDRITAITHTLERQDMARPNFKDQDVLGLVEDAGQAAVVVLVVRAGLVSGSREYFFSELPLDGDLLGAFLRQYYAEGRPLPEELLLPVEVPDHQLLEALFSDEKGSKVRLLVAPGGEKARLLAMAADNARETLKRRTTPPAPNVALGDLKNRLNLPEPPTLLACLDISTLQGEQPVGALVAFTDGVPDKSRYRRFKIREVAGQDDYAMLREVVGRHYGKEGQELPDLLVVDGGRGQLNVVTQKLKEMGLAKIRVVGLAKATEQDGRPVRDRLFLPGRKNPLFPPANAPGWLLLLRLRDETHRFAITYHRKRARKEMLASVLDEAPGIGPVRKRRLLEHFPNIEAIKSASAAELAGLPGFNQKVAESLKEWLAAGEGA; via the coding sequence ATGCAAAAGCCCGATGTAAAGCCCGTTTCACCATATCCGGCGCTGGCCGCAGCCATGCCCAATATCCCAAGGGGCAGCGGCGTCTATCTGTTCAAGGACGCGAACGGTAAGGTGCTTTACGTGGGCAAGGCGGTAAACCTGAAAAACCGCCTGCTCTCTTATCTCAAGACGCCGGAACGACACGATCCCAAGACCGCGCTGATGTTGAAGAAAATGGCGCGGGTGGACGTGATCCTCACCCCCACGGGGCGGGAAGCCCTCATCCTCGAGCGCAACCTTATCAAGGAGCATAGGCCCCGCTACAACGTCATGCTCAGGGATGACAAAAATTATCTCTGCCTGCGCCTGGACCTTAAGGAGAGCTTCCCGGCGCTGCGGTTCGTGCGGCGCTTTAACCCCGACGGGGCCCTCTATTTCGGTCCCTATGCCTCAGCGGGGATGGCCCGGGAGACCTTGAAGGTGATGAAGCAGGCGTTCGGGGTGCGCACCTGCAAGGAGCGGCGCCTGGCGCCCCGTTCCCGCCCTTGTCTGGAATATCAGTTAGCCCATTGCCTGGGGCCTTGCGCCGGGTGTGTCAGCGACGCCGACTACCAGCAAGCGGTGCAGGAAGCCGTGCTCTTCCTCAAGGGGACCGGCAAAGGGCTGCTCAGAAGGCTCAAGGTTCAGATGGAACAGGCCGCCGCCGACCTGGACTTTGAGCGAGCCACGATCCTTAGGGACCGGATTACGGCTATCACCCACACCCTGGAGCGCCAGGACATGGCCCGGCCGAATTTCAAAGACCAGGACGTCCTGGGGCTGGTGGAGGACGCGGGGCAAGCCGCGGTGGTGGTGCTGGTGGTGCGGGCCGGGCTGGTTAGCGGCAGCCGGGAATATTTTTTTTCTGAACTGCCCCTGGACGGCGATCTGCTGGGGGCCTTCCTCAGGCAATATTACGCTGAGGGCCGGCCTTTGCCGGAAGAGCTGCTGTTGCCGGTCGAGGTGCCGGATCACCAGCTTCTTGAGGCCTTGTTCAGTGACGAAAAGGGCTCAAAGGTACGGCTGCTGGTGGCCCCGGGCGGCGAGAAGGCGCGGTTACTGGCCATGGCCGCGGACAATGCCCGAGAGACGCTCAAGCGTCGGACCACACCGCCGGCGCCCAACGTGGCCTTGGGTGATCTGAAAAATCGCCTTAATTTGCCCGAGCCTCCCACGCTTCTAGCGTGCCTGGACATCTCCACGCTCCAGGGAGAGCAGCCGGTGGGAGCGTTGGTGGCTTTCACCGACGGGGTGCCGGATAAGTCCCGCTACCGCCGCTTTAAGATCAGGGAGGTGGCGGGGCAGGACGATTACGCCATGCTGCGGGAGGTGGTGGGCCGCCACTACGGTAAGGAAGGGCAAGAGTTGCCGGACCTGTTGGTGGTGGATGGCGGCCGGGGCCAATTAAACGTGGTGACGCAAAAGCTCAAGGAGATGGGCCTGGCGAAAATTCGGGTGGTAGGCCTGGCCAAGGCCACCGAACAGGACGGCCGTCCGGTGCGGGACCGCCTCTTTCTGCCGGGACGGAAGAACCCTCTGTTTCCTCCGGCCAACGCCCCGGGCTGGCTTCTGCTGCTGAGGCTTCGGGACGAGACCCACCGCTTCGCCATCACCTATCACCGCAAAAGGGCGCGGAAGGAAATGCTGGCCTCGGTTCTGGATGAGGCCCCGGGCATCGGGCCGGTGCGGAAGCGGCGGCTCCTGGAACATTTTCCGAATATTGAGGCCATCAAGAGCGCCAGCGCGGCGGAACTTGCGGGCCTGCCGGGCTTTAATCAAAAGGTCGCGGAGAGCTTAAAAGAGTGGCTGGCAGCAGGGGAGGGGGCGTAG
- a CDS encoding serine protease translates to MRSRLALYWMLWFLLLALFTALPQAALALTASQVYEQVKDSVVVVKAYDQEGKPVGLGSGVMLPSGDVITNYHVAKAGGRYMVGQGKKGVPASLKAGDPDKDLCLLSAPGLAAKPARLGRAAGLKVGEPVYAVGAPQGLELSLSEGIVSQLRGGPPPLIQTTVAISQGSSGGGLFNAEGELVGIITFYLKDSQSLNFAVPVEWINQVALRKFQRRQISKAPEAPEQGAIKRKKDIKIINTKLGDVAFIKGNLFECSVVLNNKIIYENNKLIISFHTFFNNLGEYEAILIQESSATRAWFRLILLRGDDFIKVTDQFGTGSDYISIDIKSGKTTFKFPDMKNKGDIYYIFEKGSLSKVAN, encoded by the coding sequence ATGCGGTCACGGCTGGCGCTTTACTGGATGTTGTGGTTTCTACTCCTGGCCTTGTTTACAGCCTTACCGCAAGCGGCGCTGGCACTAACCGCGAGCCAGGTTTACGAGCAGGTGAAAGACTCGGTGGTAGTGGTCAAGGCCTACGACCAGGAGGGTAAACCGGTGGGGCTGGGCAGCGGGGTCATGCTGCCGTCCGGCGACGTTATCACCAACTACCATGTGGCGAAGGCGGGGGGGCGGTACATGGTTGGCCAGGGCAAGAAAGGCGTGCCGGCCTCCTTGAAAGCGGGTGACCCCGACAAGGACCTCTGTCTCCTATCCGCCCCAGGCCTGGCAGCCAAACCGGCCCGACTGGGAAGAGCGGCCGGGCTCAAGGTCGGCGAGCCGGTTTATGCCGTGGGCGCGCCCCAGGGGTTGGAACTTTCCCTGTCCGAAGGGATTGTTTCCCAACTGCGCGGCGGCCCTCCGCCCCTCATCCAGACCACGGTGGCCATCTCCCAGGGCTCCAGTGGCGGCGGCTTGTTCAATGCTGAGGGGGAATTGGTGGGCATTATCACCTTCTACCTGAAGGATAGCCAAAGCCTGAATTTCGCCGTGCCGGTGGAGTGGATCAACCAGGTCGCTCTGAGAAAATTTCAGAGACGCCAGATAAGTAAAGCGCCTGAGGCTCCTGAACAAGGAGCAATTAAGAGAAAAAAAGATATTAAAATTATTAATACTAAATTAGGTGATGTAGCTTTTATTAAAGGCAATCTATTTGAATGTTCAGTTGTATTGAATAATAAAATTATCTACGAAAACAATAAATTAATAATCAGTTTTCACACATTTTTTAATAATTTAGGTGAATACGAAGCAATATTAATTCAAGAATCTTCAGCAACTCGAGCGTGGTTTAGACTTATATTATTAAGGGGTGATGATTTTATTAAGGTTACAGATCAATTTGGCACTGGCAGTGACTACATCTCGATAGATATAAAAAGTGGTAAGACCACTTTTAAATTTCCTGATATGAAAAATAAAGGAGATATATACTACATTTTTGAAAAAGGCAGTTTAAGTAAGGTTGCAAATTGA
- a CDS encoding aldo/keto reductase has product MTIPQRTLGQTGYSATILGLGGEGVLRTYGQEREAAAVIEAALEEGINYFETARAYSGSEAYLGPNLKGHRDKIFLTSKSHGRSFKEAMAHLTITLKNLDTDYLDLWQVHDIRTMDEVEDLGAKGGALEAFHHARDRGWVRFIGITGHHDPEVLRRALKLYEFDTILLPVNPAEPHQASFLPLAREAMDKGMGVIAMKTLCRGQLPQLAEDSDAIVGELLAYAWSHPVSLAVVGADSDAQVRQLAAAARNFIPMTPEEQQTLEEAVDPIARQLMYYKP; this is encoded by the coding sequence ATGACCATTCCCCAGAGAACCCTGGGACAAACCGGTTACTCCGCCACGATTTTGGGTCTGGGCGGAGAAGGCGTCTTGCGCACCTATGGACAGGAGCGTGAGGCGGCGGCCGTGATCGAGGCCGCGCTGGAGGAAGGGATTAATTACTTCGAGACGGCCCGGGCCTACTCCGGCAGCGAGGCCTACCTGGGTCCCAACCTCAAAGGGCACCGGGATAAAATCTTTCTGACCAGCAAATCCCATGGCCGCTCCTTTAAGGAGGCCATGGCTCACCTGACCATCACCCTGAAAAACCTTGACACCGATTACCTGGACCTGTGGCAGGTGCACGATATCCGCACCATGGACGAAGTTGAGGACTTGGGCGCGAAGGGCGGGGCCCTGGAGGCCTTTCACCATGCCCGGGACCGTGGCTGGGTGCGGTTCATCGGCATCACCGGCCACCACGATCCTGAGGTGCTCCGCCGCGCTTTAAAGCTGTACGAGTTTGATACCATACTCCTGCCGGTTAACCCGGCGGAACCGCATCAAGCCAGTTTTCTGCCCCTGGCCAGAGAAGCCATGGACAAGGGAATGGGCGTCATTGCCATGAAAACCTTGTGCCGCGGCCAACTTCCCCAACTGGCGGAAGACTCCGACGCCATTGTGGGGGAATTGCTGGCTTATGCCTGGAGCCATCCGGTCAGCCTGGCGGTGGTAGGGGCCGACTCCGACGCCCAGGTGCGCCAGTTGGCCGCCGCGGCCCGAAACTTTATCCCCATGACCCCGGAAGAACAACAGACCCTGGAAGAGGCCGTGGACCCCATCGCCCGGCAGCTGATGTACTATAAGCCTTAG
- the frr gene encoding ribosome recycling factor, protein MKDEVLAETKRKMDKVLEVMARDLSRVRTGRASVALLEGIKVDCYGTSMPLAQVASLAAPESRLLTIQPWDTSVMGDIEKAILKSDLGLNPANDGKIIRLPIPALTTERRKELAKMVKKMEEEAKVALRNVRREANEDFKDMKKEKLLAEDDAHRGTEEVQKITDEYIRKAEAQGADKEKEIMSF, encoded by the coding sequence ATGAAAGATGAGGTTCTTGCCGAAACCAAGCGTAAGATGGACAAGGTCCTTGAAGTCATGGCCCGGGACCTCTCCCGGGTGCGTACCGGCCGGGCCTCCGTGGCCCTGCTGGAAGGCATCAAGGTAGACTGCTACGGAACTTCCATGCCCCTGGCCCAGGTGGCTTCCCTGGCGGCCCCGGAGAGTCGGCTGCTCACCATCCAGCCCTGGGATACCTCCGTCATGGGAGATATCGAAAAAGCCATCCTCAAATCCGACCTGGGCCTGAACCCCGCCAACGACGGCAAGATCATCCGCCTGCCCATTCCCGCCCTCACCACCGAACGCCGGAAGGAACTGGCGAAAATGGTGAAGAAGATGGAGGAAGAGGCCAAGGTGGCCTTGCGCAACGTCCGCCGGGAAGCCAACGAGGATTTCAAGGATATGAAGAAGGAAAAGCTCCTGGCCGAGGATGACGCTCACCGCGGCACCGAAGAGGTCCAGAAAATCACCGACGAATATATCAGGAAAGCGGAAGCCCAGGGAGCCGACAAAGAAAAGGAGATCATGTCCTTTTAA